A genome region from Chitinispirillales bacterium ANBcel5 includes the following:
- a CDS encoding sigma 54-interacting transcriptional regulator, which produces MEPTHILIIDSDNVFKGKVIESVINNSSPENIRAISIGLEAPPTPPWISDLLESHGIKTTENTSISIDSINDLPVDLVITLGVDVKKRCPVFTGVPPIINWDIKDPVENIGDSSWQSFDFKSYITYIENKVDNFFKDGYCSTLLSQRIYLKNIIDSLQEGIIAHDLDRRIFFFNKSAETITGIPQNQVLGKDCHDLFTPNFCGEYCSFCEEGTFDKLPKAAYSTVFFNHESRRMELKVTRTPLLDDDGNVTGAIATFSDETRVKELEMKLGESEKFSGIIGQDYKMVAIYELIKDLAHSDFSVIISGESGTGKELVAKAIHNESSRRDHPFIALNCGAIPEGTLESELFGHVKGAFTGAIRDKKGRFELADGGTLFLDEVAELPKQMQVKLLRVIQEGTFEPVGSESPKKVNVRIVSASNKDLMELVGLDQFREDLYYRLAVIPVQMPPLRERRNDIPLLANHFLKDIGKKLSRDSVSFSKEAISVMMDYNWPGNVRQLQNAIQFCLIKCHDSVILPNHLPPELISAPKNETISSSTPLKVGRKPKLSNDTVKDALIKSGGNKAKAARMLGVGRATLYNYLNQSKNTFSEAS; this is translated from the coding sequence ATGGAGCCTACTCATATACTTATAATTGACAGCGACAACGTATTTAAAGGCAAAGTAATTGAATCTGTAATAAATAACTCTTCTCCGGAGAATATCAGAGCAATAAGTATAGGGCTTGAAGCGCCACCAACTCCTCCCTGGATTTCAGATTTGCTTGAAAGCCACGGTATCAAAACAACCGAAAATACGAGTATATCAATTGACAGTATAAATGATCTACCTGTAGACCTTGTTATTACTTTGGGAGTAGACGTTAAAAAACGTTGCCCGGTTTTTACCGGAGTTCCACCAATCATAAACTGGGACATTAAAGACCCCGTCGAAAACATTGGGGATTCATCATGGCAAAGCTTTGATTTTAAATCCTATATTACTTACATCGAAAACAAAGTAGATAATTTTTTCAAAGATGGTTACTGCTCTACCCTTCTAAGCCAACGTATCTATCTTAAAAACATTATTGATAGTCTACAGGAAGGCATAATTGCTCACGATCTTGACCGAAGAATTTTTTTCTTTAACAAAAGCGCCGAAACGATCACAGGTATACCCCAAAACCAGGTTCTGGGCAAAGACTGCCATGACCTTTTTACCCCAAACTTTTGTGGTGAATACTGTTCTTTCTGTGAAGAAGGCACCTTCGATAAGCTTCCCAAAGCCGCTTACTCTACAGTCTTTTTCAATCATGAAAGTCGGCGTATGGAACTAAAGGTGACACGAACCCCTCTTTTAGATGATGATGGCAATGTAACAGGTGCTATCGCTACCTTTAGTGATGAAACCAGAGTTAAAGAACTTGAGATGAAACTTGGGGAATCGGAAAAATTTTCTGGTATCATAGGACAAGACTATAAAATGGTTGCAATTTATGAGCTCATTAAAGATTTAGCACACAGTGATTTTTCGGTTATAATATCTGGTGAAAGCGGTACGGGAAAGGAGTTGGTTGCAAAAGCAATTCACAACGAAAGTTCCCGGAGAGATCACCCTTTCATTGCGCTTAACTGTGGCGCGATACCCGAAGGTACACTTGAAAGCGAGCTGTTTGGCCATGTTAAGGGAGCATTTACCGGAGCTATAAGAGACAAAAAGGGGCGCTTTGAGCTTGCTGATGGCGGTACGCTTTTTTTGGACGAAGTCGCAGAATTACCTAAGCAAATGCAGGTAAAACTGTTACGGGTTATTCAGGAAGGTACTTTTGAGCCTGTTGGTAGCGAATCACCCAAGAAAGTAAACGTTAGAATCGTTAGTGCAAGTAATAAAGACCTGATGGAGTTAGTAGGGTTGGACCAATTTAGGGAAGATTTGTACTACAGGCTCGCCGTAATCCCTGTACAGATGCCTCCACTTAGAGAAAGAAGAAATGACATACCCTTACTTGCAAATCACTTTTTAAAGGATATAGGCAAAAAGCTTTCAAGGGATTCTGTTTCTTTTTCTAAAGAAGCAATTTCAGTAATGATGGACTATAATTGGCCAGGAAACGTACGTCAACTCCAAAATGCTATTCAATTCTGTCTAATAAAATGTCATGATTCAGTAATTTTACCTAACCACCTTCCTCCGGAACTTATCTCTGCCCCCAAAAATGAAACAATCTCCTCCAGTACACCTCTTAAAGTTGGTCGAAAACCTAAACTTAGTAATGATACTGTAAAAGACGCATTAATAAAGAGCGGTGGCAACAAAGCAAAAGCCGCAAGGATGCTTGGTGTAGGTCGGGCTACTCTTTATAATTACTTAAATCAGAGTAAAAATACTTTCAGTGAAGCCTCCTGA
- a CDS encoding ammonium transporter, with product MKTIQLKIALTVLLFSAWPTFAEDNVTIGHLQDSLDTAWTLIAAFMVFFMQAGFAMVESGFTRAKNSVNIMMKNLMDFSLGSLGFWVLGFGLMFGTTMGGVVGTSGFFLTDAIPDIADWPFAFFIFQTVFAATAATIVSGAMAERTKFSAYIFYSIIISAVIYPISGHWAWGGLFNGEGWLENLGFIDFAGSTVVHSVGGWAALAGAIILGPRLGKYGKDKKSRAIMGHNIPLAALGVFILWFGWYGFNAGSTTAATDLSIGRIAVTTNLAAASGALAAMITAWIVLGKPDASMALNGALAGLVSITAPCADVSPLSAVIIGLIGGVIVVFSVLFIDKVLKIDDPVGAISVHGVCGAFGTIAAGLFAQEQYGGVNGLFFGGGFGPVGVQLIGVVSVFIWAFVMALILFTVIKRTVGLRVSEEEELQGLDIGEHGLEAYAGFQIFNTEN from the coding sequence ATGAAAACTATACAATTAAAAATTGCTTTAACTGTGCTATTATTTTCTGCCTGGCCTACTTTTGCAGAAGACAATGTAACCATTGGTCATCTTCAGGATTCTCTTGATACAGCCTGGACACTTATCGCCGCGTTTATGGTATTTTTTATGCAAGCTGGTTTTGCGATGGTTGAGTCAGGTTTCACCCGGGCTAAAAACAGTGTCAATATAATGATGAAAAATCTGATGGACTTTTCCCTGGGCTCACTTGGTTTTTGGGTACTTGGGTTTGGTTTAATGTTTGGGACCACGATGGGTGGTGTTGTCGGAACCAGTGGATTTTTCCTTACCGATGCGATCCCTGATATAGCCGACTGGCCTTTTGCCTTTTTTATCTTCCAAACAGTTTTCGCTGCAACAGCTGCAACAATCGTATCCGGTGCTATGGCAGAAAGAACTAAATTCAGTGCCTATATTTTCTATAGTATAATCATTTCTGCCGTTATTTACCCAATATCGGGCCATTGGGCATGGGGCGGACTCTTTAACGGGGAAGGCTGGCTTGAGAACCTTGGTTTTATCGACTTTGCCGGATCAACTGTAGTACACTCTGTAGGTGGATGGGCAGCTCTTGCTGGAGCGATCATCTTGGGCCCACGTCTTGGTAAATACGGGAAGGATAAAAAATCCAGAGCTATTATGGGTCACAATATCCCTCTGGCAGCTCTTGGAGTATTTATTTTATGGTTTGGGTGGTATGGATTTAATGCCGGTTCAACCACTGCAGCTACCGACCTTTCAATCGGGCGCATAGCTGTAACCACTAATCTTGCTGCAGCATCTGGAGCTCTTGCCGCAATGATCACAGCATGGATTGTACTAGGTAAACCTGACGCATCCATGGCCTTAAACGGTGCTCTCGCCGGCCTGGTATCGATCACTGCCCCTTGTGCAGATGTTTCACCCTTAAGTGCAGTAATCATTGGTCTGATTGGTGGAGTGATTGTGGTCTTTTCTGTTCTTTTTATCGACAAAGTTTTAAAAATAGACGATCCGGTTGGTGCAATCAGTGTTCATGGTGTATGCGGCGCATTTGGAACCATTGCCGCTGGCTTGTTTGCCCAGGAACAATATGGCGGTGTAAACGGCCTTTTCTTTGGTGGTGGGTTTGGTCCTGTTGGGGTCCAGCTTATAGGAGTCGTGAGTGTGTTTATTTGGGCATTTGTTATGGCACTGATTCTTTTTACAGTAATTAAGAGAACTGTTGGACTCAGGGTAAGCGAAGAAGAAGAACTTCAGGGACTAGATATCGGGGAACATGGACTTGAAGCATATGCCGGTTTCCAAATCTTTAACACCGAAAATTAA
- a CDS encoding aminopeptidase, whose product MFTPAPRILKRYADVLIKFALNNGKGIKRDDVVYIVTQVPGIPLAKEVYSSVLERGGHALINIIDDDFKLISIEKSSKKQLQFFPEKYYRGLVDTVDHWVRILADKDPMYLKNSDPKKVILSSKANRKFREWLDKKEDEGKFCWTLCLYGTEGNAKEAGLSTQQYWNQITKACFLNERDPLKKWRSIHSGIESTIKKLNSLPIDRLHVQSVDTDLWLKVGEKRKWLGGSGHNIPSFEIFTSPDWRGTEGKIYFDLPLYRYGNIIKDIRLEFKNGKVIKATAAKNEKLLKEMIKQKNADKIGEFSLTDSRFSRISKFMADTLYDENFGGRYGNTHLAVGKSYHDAYDGDAAKLSEEEFEAIGFNHSPEHTDIISTVDRTVTAVMHDGSEKVIYRKGKFTL is encoded by the coding sequence ATGTTTACTCCCGCACCAAGAATACTGAAACGTTATGCTGATGTACTCATTAAATTTGCACTTAATAACGGAAAAGGTATAAAAAGAGATGATGTAGTCTATATTGTAACCCAGGTCCCTGGCATTCCTTTGGCAAAAGAGGTTTACTCATCTGTTCTTGAGCGGGGTGGACATGCGCTTATAAATATAATAGACGATGATTTTAAACTTATTTCGATAGAAAAATCCTCAAAAAAACAGCTTCAGTTTTTTCCGGAAAAGTATTATCGGGGGCTGGTTGATACCGTTGATCACTGGGTTAGAATTTTGGCTGATAAGGACCCAATGTACCTTAAAAACTCCGATCCCAAGAAGGTCATTCTCTCAAGCAAAGCTAACCGGAAATTCAGAGAATGGCTGGACAAAAAAGAGGATGAAGGTAAATTTTGCTGGACCTTGTGTTTATATGGCACCGAGGGGAATGCCAAAGAAGCGGGATTATCTACTCAGCAGTATTGGAATCAAATCACAAAAGCCTGCTTTTTAAATGAACGAGATCCACTTAAAAAGTGGCGTTCTATTCATTCCGGCATTGAATCTACAATAAAGAAATTAAACTCACTTCCCATAGACAGACTACATGTCCAATCCGTAGATACAGATTTATGGCTTAAGGTCGGAGAAAAACGGAAATGGCTTGGTGGAAGTGGGCACAACATCCCAAGCTTTGAGATATTTACCTCCCCGGACTGGAGAGGCACTGAGGGGAAAATATATTTCGATCTTCCACTCTATCGCTACGGCAATATAATCAAAGACATCAGGCTTGAATTCAAAAACGGAAAAGTTATAAAAGCCACTGCAGCAAAAAATGAAAAGCTCTTAAAAGAGATGATAAAGCAGAAAAATGCCGATAAAATCGGGGAATTTTCTCTTACTGATTCTCGCTTCTCCAGGATCTCCAAATTTATGGCAGATACTCTTTATGATGAAAACTTTGGTGGCCGCTACGGAAATACCCACCTTGCAGTGGGCAAATCATATCATGATGCCTATGATGGTGATGCTGCTAAGTTATCTGAAGAGGAGTTTGAAGCGATCGGATTTAACCATTCTCCTGAGCACACAGATATTATTTCTACGGTGGATAGAACAGTTACGGCTGTTATGCATGATGGAAGCGAAAAGGTGATATACAGAAAAGGTAAGTTTACGTTATAA
- a CDS encoding alpha-amylase family glycosyl hydrolase, which yields MGEITNRDKRRLPIGAEVLDGAGVNFRIWAPDTSRAAVGITRDPNDNEEAIIALHDEGNGYFSADANFASEGMLYRVILDEDERIIPDPASRYQPRGPKWLSQIVDPRKFKWSDDTWKGPQDTTNILYQMHIGTFTKEGTWKAATPELSELAHMGITAVLIMPVGDFNGSFGWGYDAVCPFAPTRLYGTPDDFREFVNEAHRYEIAVILDVVYNHLGPGFEYFKKFSPDYFTSKYKSSWSEAISYDGTRSGPVREFFVSNAAYWVDEFHLDGIRLDATQEIYDSSSYHIISEITSRIKDASQNRNLLIIAENEPQDIAYVKGKGIDLMLNDDFHHTAMVALTGRKEGYYSDYSGTPQELISTSKYGYLYQGQHSYFKRGVKGTPSLSFENHFISFLQNHDQIANSCRGYRIERMSSPGRLRAISTLMLLGPQTPLLFQGQEFAASTPFYFFADYEGEEERAVAHGRQDYLSIFPSIAAVEGPLVPDPATLECFEDCKLNLRERSLHGEWYRFHCDMIQIRKEDPIFKDHNRERIDGALLSAEAFVIRYFGADNTGDRLLIINMGKDAHIQTSPEPLTAPPSGKKWTQVCYSEDPVFGGNGAQPLYNKGTWSICGQAAYYLKSE from the coding sequence ATGGGTGAAATAACCAACAGAGATAAAAGACGTTTGCCGATAGGTGCCGAAGTACTTGATGGAGCCGGTGTTAATTTTAGAATCTGGGCTCCGGACACCTCTCGTGCTGCGGTGGGCATCACCAGAGATCCAAACGACAATGAAGAGGCCATAATAGCCCTACATGATGAAGGAAATGGGTATTTCAGTGCTGACGCCAACTTTGCAAGCGAGGGCATGCTTTACAGGGTTATTCTTGATGAAGATGAGCGGATAATCCCCGACCCTGCATCCCGATACCAGCCACGGGGACCTAAATGGTTATCTCAAATCGTAGATCCCCGAAAATTTAAATGGAGCGATGATACCTGGAAGGGGCCACAGGATACTACAAATATACTCTACCAAATGCATATCGGGACATTCACCAAAGAAGGCACCTGGAAAGCAGCCACCCCGGAGCTTTCAGAACTTGCACACATGGGTATTACCGCTGTGCTAATAATGCCTGTAGGTGATTTCAACGGAAGCTTTGGATGGGGATATGATGCGGTATGCCCGTTTGCACCTACCCGTTTATACGGCACACCTGATGACTTCAGAGAGTTTGTAAATGAGGCTCATCGTTATGAGATCGCCGTTATCCTTGATGTTGTTTATAATCACCTGGGGCCGGGATTTGAATATTTTAAAAAGTTTTCTCCCGATTACTTTACCTCTAAATATAAAAGTTCCTGGAGTGAAGCCATCAGTTATGATGGAACACGATCAGGTCCTGTTCGGGAATTCTTTGTTTCAAATGCTGCTTACTGGGTTGATGAGTTTCATCTTGATGGCATCCGTCTGGACGCGACTCAGGAAATCTATGATTCTTCTTCATATCATATAATTTCCGAGATAACCAGCAGAATCAAAGACGCTTCCCAAAATCGCAACCTTCTGATCATAGCTGAAAACGAACCGCAGGACATAGCCTACGTAAAGGGTAAGGGTATCGATCTGATGCTCAATGATGATTTTCATCATACTGCCATGGTTGCACTGACTGGTCGCAAAGAAGGATATTACAGCGATTACTCCGGTACTCCTCAGGAGCTGATTTCCACTTCAAAATATGGATATCTCTACCAGGGCCAGCACAGTTATTTCAAACGCGGCGTAAAGGGCACTCCATCCCTGTCGTTTGAAAACCATTTCATAAGTTTTCTTCAGAACCACGATCAGATTGCAAATTCCTGTCGTGGATACAGAATAGAGCGTATGAGTAGTCCCGGGAGATTGAGAGCGATAAGCACCCTAATGCTTCTGGGACCTCAAACTCCCCTATTGTTTCAGGGGCAGGAATTTGCAGCTTCAACACCGTTTTATTTCTTTGCAGATTATGAGGGTGAAGAAGAAAGGGCTGTTGCGCATGGCAGACAAGATTATCTTTCCATATTTCCAAGCATCGCAGCAGTAGAGGGGCCTCTTGTTCCCGACCCTGCGACACTTGAATGTTTTGAGGATTGCAAATTAAATCTACGGGAACGATCTCTTCATGGAGAGTGGTATCGTTTCCATTGTGATATGATCCAAATACGGAAGGAAGATCCAATATTTAAAGACCACAACAGGGAGCGTATTGATGGAGCACTCCTTAGCGCTGAAGCCTTTGTAATACGGTATTTTGGAGCAGATAACACTGGTGACAGGTTGCTTATAATAAACATGGGAAAAGATGCACATATCCAAACCAGCCCGGAACCGCTTACAGCCCCCCCGTCGGGGAAAAAATGGACCCAGGTTTGCTATAGCGAAGATCCCGTTTTTGGAGGTAATGGAGCACAACCGTTATACAATAAGGGTACATGGTCAATTTGCGGACAAGCTGCTTATTACCTTAAAAGTGAATAA
- the ptsP gene encoding phosphoenolpyruvate--protein phosphotransferase — protein MILKDPIVNKRFKGISINSGRSVGLACIYSPERYRSVAKYSLSTDKAVEEELRRFEEVVEICSHELNRIARNVAKNIGKAEAEIFLTQKHILNDPQILNAIRENVTKERKNVQWAVHEVFGSYEEKFAGFDEQYFRERSTDIGEIKRRVLNRLGDKKSGFICIGHKECTNGKNKIIVAEELTAGMLVNMNMEKVLGIVTERGGITSHAAIIARSLGIPAVSGISGLLDYVQCNDKILINGDDSEIYLNPDEDIENSLIRVEQVETGALCILNTPKGMQVFANASTLGDVQHAKKVKADGIGLLRTEMLFIKHNRIISEDEQYHFYHEIVNLMAGKPVTFRLLDAGGDKQLPFMKLKQEDNPFLGWRGSRFLLGNPDILSTQLKALARVGQHTKIKIMFPMVVDSFQMKQLLDITKEILSSCNSSVENIEFGAMFETPSSFLQASEILKLIDFASIGSNDLIQYLFAIDRGNELVNNEYDPEHPVIWDLLRNIALEAKKQNKPLSICGEMAGRENIPSKLISAGITILSVTPRLIPKVRNELAKHSGIITLD, from the coding sequence ATGATTTTAAAGGATCCAATAGTAAACAAACGATTTAAAGGAATTTCCATAAACAGTGGACGTTCAGTTGGATTAGCCTGCATATACTCGCCTGAACGATACAGGTCCGTAGCTAAGTATTCCCTTTCTACCGATAAAGCTGTCGAAGAGGAATTGCGGCGTTTCGAGGAAGTGGTTGAGATCTGTAGCCATGAACTTAACCGCATAGCCCGTAACGTTGCTAAAAACATTGGTAAAGCTGAAGCAGAAATCTTTTTAACCCAAAAGCATATCCTCAATGACCCTCAAATTTTGAATGCTATAAGAGAGAATGTCACTAAAGAGCGTAAAAATGTTCAGTGGGCTGTTCATGAGGTTTTTGGTAGCTATGAAGAGAAGTTTGCAGGGTTTGATGAGCAGTATTTTCGTGAAAGATCTACAGATATTGGTGAAATTAAACGAAGAGTTCTGAACAGGCTTGGGGACAAAAAAAGCGGCTTCATCTGTATTGGGCACAAAGAATGCACCAATGGTAAAAATAAAATTATTGTCGCCGAAGAATTGACAGCAGGGATGCTGGTAAACATGAATATGGAAAAAGTGCTGGGTATTGTTACCGAAAGAGGTGGTATCACTTCCCATGCTGCTATTATTGCACGTTCATTGGGTATTCCAGCGGTATCAGGTATTTCAGGGTTACTGGACTACGTACAGTGTAATGACAAAATTTTGATAAACGGAGACGATAGTGAAATTTATCTAAATCCTGATGAAGACATTGAAAACTCCTTAATAAGGGTAGAACAGGTTGAAACAGGTGCACTTTGTATCCTTAATACCCCCAAAGGAATGCAGGTTTTTGCAAATGCAAGTACACTTGGAGATGTACAGCATGCTAAGAAAGTTAAAGCAGATGGCATAGGGCTTTTGCGAACAGAAATGCTCTTTATAAAGCATAATCGTATTATAAGTGAAGATGAACAATATCATTTTTATCATGAAATAGTAAACCTAATGGCAGGAAAGCCTGTTACATTCAGACTTCTTGATGCTGGTGGGGATAAACAACTACCTTTCATGAAGTTGAAACAGGAAGACAACCCATTTCTTGGATGGCGTGGTTCACGTTTCCTTCTTGGGAATCCTGATATTCTTAGTACTCAGCTTAAAGCCCTGGCAAGAGTAGGCCAACATACCAAAATTAAAATTATGTTTCCTATGGTTGTTGATAGCTTTCAAATGAAACAACTTCTTGATATAACAAAAGAGATCCTTTCTTCATGCAACAGCTCGGTTGAAAACATTGAATTTGGAGCGATGTTTGAAACCCCCAGTTCATTTCTTCAGGCATCAGAAATACTTAAGCTAATTGATTTTGCCAGCATTGGCTCAAATGATCTGATACAATACCTCTTTGCTATAGACAGAGGAAATGAACTTGTTAACAATGAATATGACCCCGAACATCCTGTAATATGGGATTTATTGAGAAACATTGCTCTTGAAGCCAAAAAACAAAATAAACCATTATCTATTTGCGGTGAGATGGCTGGCAGAGAAAACATTCCCTCAAAACTGATCTCTGCAGGAATCACTATTTTGAGTGTGACCCCACGACTTATCCCAAAGGTTCGAAACGAATTAGCAAAGCACTCAGGAATTATTACCTTAGATTGA
- a CDS encoding TIGR02757 family protein — protein sequence MGNFKKKSDAIKHFEQIYRRFHHPKYLGLDPLVCVHEHKSPKDLEVAGLYCSLLAYGRVEMIIKSIQRLNQMIDNRPLSFCINTTFYEKKEHLLSFKHRFNSGYDLALFFQSVGDLIKQYGSLGSLFAREIKRGQNLRSALTVFTNEIHREARKYGEIKRGFEYLVSSPEKGSACKRLLLYLRWMIRKQDGIDLGIWKNISPSLLLYPVDTHVAKIARHYGITKRNVADWRMAEEITDFFRNIDSSDPVRFDFSLCRAGILAFRKV from the coding sequence GTGGGTAATTTCAAAAAGAAGTCAGACGCCATAAAGCATTTTGAGCAAATCTATAGAAGGTTTCATCACCCAAAGTATCTTGGTTTAGACCCTCTGGTATGTGTTCATGAGCACAAAAGCCCTAAAGATCTTGAGGTCGCAGGCCTTTACTGCTCTCTTCTTGCCTATGGTCGGGTTGAAATGATCATAAAAAGCATACAAAGACTAAACCAAATGATCGATAACAGGCCTTTGAGTTTCTGTATAAACACCACCTTCTATGAAAAAAAAGAGCACCTCCTTAGTTTTAAGCATAGATTTAACAGTGGTTACGACTTAGCCCTTTTTTTCCAGTCTGTGGGAGATCTTATAAAACAGTATGGTTCCCTGGGAAGTCTTTTTGCCCGGGAGATTAAAAGGGGCCAAAATTTAAGGAGTGCCCTTACTGTTTTTACCAATGAAATACACAGGGAAGCAAGAAAGTACGGAGAAATAAAAAGGGGTTTTGAATACCTTGTCTCCTCACCGGAAAAAGGGAGCGCATGTAAACGGCTTTTATTGTATTTACGCTGGATGATTCGAAAACAAGACGGGATCGATTTGGGTATATGGAAAAACATTTCTCCGTCCCTGCTTTTATATCCAGTTGACACCCATGTGGCAAAAATAGCCCGTCACTATGGAATAACTAAACGAAACGTAGCCGATTGGAGAATGGCCGAAGAGATCACGGATTTTTTCAGAAACATTGATTCTAGTGATCCGGTTAGATTTGATTTCTCTCTCTGCAGAGCAGGCATTCTAGCATTCAGAAAGGTTTAG
- a CDS encoding pyridoxal-phosphate dependent enzyme, translating to MNSLFKKFPQLEESIPHIPLGGYPTDIKPLSNLYPPSSGCNVYIKRDDLSGTFYGGNKVRKLEFLLAEARNKGVKRVITSGAAGSNHALATAIYAREAGLQCSLLLFEQPPSLSVRHNLLGDLWSGAEIHFEQNWNSLPVRIAQLRRHYKKKEGVAPFLIPPGGSSVTGTIGFVSAACELSDQIDSGSMPCPSKIFLPLGTMGTAAGLILGLRVTKPQIRVIPVRVVPSFVANREGLYKLIVSTNKFLHHHAPAFPMISISENDLYIDEHQFGDGYGIETEEARLCDLLLYQKEKIRLDGVYSGKAFAALKAYADECCSEETILFWHTKNSKNLPADFLNEDYTKLPPQFQRYFKKTS from the coding sequence ATGAATTCACTTTTCAAGAAATTTCCACAATTAGAAGAAAGTATTCCCCATATACCTTTAGGGGGCTATCCAACGGACATTAAACCGCTGTCAAATTTATATCCACCAAGCAGCGGTTGCAATGTATACATAAAGCGCGATGATCTCAGTGGAACGTTCTATGGAGGCAATAAGGTAAGAAAGCTTGAGTTTTTGCTTGCTGAAGCTAGAAACAAGGGGGTTAAAAGAGTGATAACCTCAGGAGCTGCCGGGTCTAACCATGCTCTTGCTACAGCTATTTATGCCAGAGAGGCGGGTTTACAGTGTTCGCTGCTTTTGTTTGAACAACCACCATCGCTATCTGTTCGGCACAATCTCCTGGGAGATCTTTGGAGTGGAGCTGAAATTCACTTTGAACAAAACTGGAATTCCTTACCAGTTCGCATTGCACAACTCAGGCGTCATTACAAGAAAAAGGAGGGGGTAGCCCCCTTTTTAATTCCACCGGGCGGTTCATCTGTAACCGGAACTATTGGATTTGTTAGCGCCGCATGTGAGCTTTCTGACCAAATTGATAGTGGCAGCATGCCTTGTCCGTCAAAAATCTTTCTCCCTCTCGGTACGATGGGTACTGCAGCAGGACTGATACTTGGTTTAAGAGTAACAAAACCGCAAATAAGGGTTATTCCGGTACGCGTTGTCCCCTCCTTTGTAGCCAATAGAGAGGGGCTGTATAAGCTTATTGTTTCGACAAACAAATTCCTTCACCACCACGCTCCGGCCTTTCCGATGATTAGTATCTCAGAAAATGACCTGTACATCGATGAACATCAGTTTGGAGATGGCTATGGAATAGAAACAGAAGAAGCGAGATTGTGTGATTTGCTTTTATATCAAAAGGAAAAGATCAGACTCGATGGGGTTTATTCGGGTAAAGCTTTTGCTGCACTCAAAGCGTATGCAGATGAGTGCTGTAGCGAAGAAACGATCCTCTTCTGGCACACAAAAAACTCAAAAAATCTCCCTGCCGATTTTTTAAATGAAGATTACACCAAACTCCCCCCTCAGTTTCAGCGTTATTTTAAAAAAACGTCATAA
- a CDS encoding DUF1622 domain-containing protein codes for MNNISKSELIYQTIVPTVLIIGLVVLLSVGLNIPAATTVEDNSIALWIRTLIEFVANLAEFLAALVILYAVLESIISFSTKIVKFKGSNFSVQGNRLKLGRVLILGLEFTIASDVLRTILSPGGGEIIRLASIVLLRSLLNFFLEHEIRMEEQRLSPKDDTG; via the coding sequence TTGAATAACATATCAAAAAGCGAACTGATTTATCAAACTATAGTGCCCACGGTACTTATTATTGGCCTTGTTGTGCTTTTATCTGTAGGCCTTAATATTCCAGCAGCCACAACAGTTGAGGACAATTCCATTGCTTTGTGGATAAGAACCTTGATTGAATTTGTAGCTAATTTGGCCGAATTTTTAGCAGCACTGGTGATACTTTATGCTGTACTGGAATCAATAATTTCTTTTTCGACTAAAATCGTTAAGTTTAAAGGCAGCAATTTTTCAGTTCAGGGAAACAGACTTAAGTTGGGACGTGTCCTTATACTTGGCCTTGAATTTACTATTGCAAGTGACGTACTTCGAACTATTCTTAGCCCAGGAGGCGGCGAGATCATCCGTCTTGCATCAATTGTACTGCTTAGAAGCCTGTTAAACTTTTTTCTTGAACATGAAATCAGAATGGAAGAGCAGCGTTTATCACCTAAGGATGATACAGGGTAA